Genomic segment of Desulfovibrio sp.:
GGTTTAACCCCTGGTCGAGCACTGTCTTCACCCGGCCGAGCTTGCTTTTAAGCTTGCGAAGGTCACCAAGAAAATCTCCCAGGGCCTTGTTTATGTCCTGTGAGGGGCCTTCGGCGGCCTGACGGGCGAATTCAACCTCAAGCTCCGCCAGCCGTTCCTGGAATTTCCTCAGATCCGTGTCGGCCTTCTGAAACGGCTGGGTCACCACCTCAACCCGGGTCTGAAGCATCTCCAGTCCGGCCAATACAGCCCGAAGCTCCATGGGGTTTCCCCCGGTGGTCCGGCCAAGCACCATGAGCTCATCAAGCTTCTTGCGGAGCGCGGCCAAATCCTGGCGAGTCTGCTTGACCATGCCCGGCAGGTTCTGGGAAACCCCGTCCACGTAGTCGATCTGGTATTGCAGCTCTTCGTAGTTGCGCTGGAGCATAAGCTTCCAGCTCTCGCCCTCTTCAGCCCGGGCGGGAAGACCAGCCGCCAGGATCATGGCGGCGAAAAGGACCCATCGTTTCATGCTTTGCCCTCACGGGGGATTTGTCTTTCAGGCGATTCCTGATACCGTGCGGGCCTCATGACGGCAAGAAGCACGGACATCCCCATTTTCACCATCTCGCTCGGCTGCCCCAAAAACCTGGTGGACTCCGAGTACCTGCTGGGCGGCCTGCCCGGGCGGGCGCGTCCTGTTGACCGGCCCGAGGACGCGGCCGTGGTGCTCATCAATACCTGCGGTTTCATCCGCCCGGCCGTGGAGGAATCCCTCTCGGAAATCCTTGGCGCGGCTGAAGCGGTTCGCGAGCTCACCCCCAAGCCGCTCCTGGTGGTTGCCGGGTGTCTGGTAAGCCGCTACGGCGACGACCTGAAAGCCGACCTGCCCGAGGTGGATCTGTGGCTTACCACCCACGAACTGCCGGACTGGCCCGCCAAAATCGCCCTGGCCCTGGACAGAAAGTCGTCCCCAGGGCCCAGAAGGCTGTTCTCCAGCCCGCCGAGCTACGCCTACTTGAAAATCAGCGAAGGCTGCCGCCACGCCTGCCGCTTCTGCACCATCCCCTCCATACGTGGCAGACTGAGCAGCCGTCCAATCGCTGATCTGGTGCATGAGGCCTCGTCGATTTTGGATACCGGGCGCAAGGAGGTCATCCTGGTTGCCCAGGACCTTACGGCCTATGGCCAGGACCTGGCTCCGGCCACAGACCTCCGCTCGCTCCTGGAAAAGCTGCTCCCACTGTCTGGGCTTGAGCGACTGCGCCTGCTCTACCTCTATCCGGCCGGGCTCACTGCCGGACTTCTTGATTTCTTGAAGGACGCTGGGCCGCCCTTTGTCCCGTATTTCGACATTCCCCTTCAGCACGCCCACCCGGACGTGTTAAAATCCATGGGCCGGCCATTCGCCAAGGATCCGCGTCGGGTGATCGACCTGGTGCGCTCGCGCTTTCCCGAAGCGGCCATGCGCACCAGCATCATCGTTGGCTACCCGGGAGAGACCAGGGCCCATTTCAACTATCTTCTGGATTTCGTGCGCCAGGTCCGGTTCCAGCACCTGGGTGTTTTCGCCTACCAGGCAGAGGACTCAACCCCTGCGGCCAGGATGCCCGGGCAGGTGGGCATGAAGACCCGTCAGGCAAGACGAGAGACCATCATGGCCGCCCAGGCTGAAATATCCGAAGAATGGCTGTCCGGCTTCGAGGGAAGTGAGCTGAACGTGCTGGTGGACGCGCCGCATCCGGAATGGCCCGGGCTGCACGTGGGGCGCACGTGGTTCCAGTCGCCCGAGATCGATGGAGTGACCTACATCTCCGGCCCTGGCGTCAAGCCCGGAGCCTTGGTGAAAGCCACCATCGAAGAGGCCAAGACCTACGACCTGGTGGCTCTGGCCGGATGAGGCGCGCTACGGAGTCGCGGAGTTTCACGCCTCCGGCGGCCTGAGAGGGCGCCGCCCTCTCAGGACTCTCCCGCCAGGGGGATGATCCCCCTGGACCCACAGTTTATTTCGCATCAGCCATCGGCATCCGCTGATGGACGCGAAGCTCGTTGAAAGTTTTTGAAGGAGGGTCCAGGGAGGAAACTTTTATAAAAAGTTTCCTCCCTGGCCGCCGGAGGCCTCCCCGCCATGCGCGACTTCGAAGTGAAGCGGATGTTCGACACCATCGCCGAGGGCTACGACATGCAAAACAGCATGTTGTCGCTTCGCATCGACGTGCTCTGGCGCAAAAAGCTCGCCCGCCTCATAGCGGCGGACCGCCCGGTGACTGTGGTGGACGTAGCCGTGGGCACGGCAGAGGTGGCCATGGAGATCGCCCGGCAGCGCCCAAAAGCGCGCCTGGTCGGCGTGGACTTCACCCCGGCCATGCTTCTCGTAGGCAAACGAAAGCTCGCCAAACGCGGCCTGTCCGAGCGCATCCGCATGCTAGCCGGAGACGCCAGGCGCTTGCCCCTGCCTGACGCCTGCGCCGACTACGTAACCATCTCGTTCGGCATCCGAAACGTCGAGGAACGCGACCAGGCCCTGGCCGAGTTTTATCGCGTCCTGAAACCGGGCGGCACGCTCTTCGTGATGGAATTCTCCCTGCCGGACAATCCCGCGCTGCGTTTCCTCTACCGTCTCTATTTCGACCACATTCTGCCGCCCTTCGGGAACTGGCTTTCCCGCACCGACTACGCCTATTCCTACCTTATGGAATCGGTGTATGCGTTCCCAGACCCCGAAAAGTTCAGCGGGGAAATCAAACAGGCTGGTTTCGAACAGGGAGCACAGGTGCCGTTAAGCGGCGGCATCGCCAGGATCCATTCTGGAATAAAACCCGCTCATTCGTGAAGCCTTCCCCTAATCCTTCCACTGTACATCACCACCCGTTGCGCGCGAACCATCCTTCCACCTTGACACTCGCCCCTGGGCGGGTCATGAATATATAGTAATGGAAAGACGCGCCTTTAGCCCCGGATTGCCCCTATGTTAGTCAACTGGCCGGAACGCTTCTTCTGCAATTCCGTGGTCCGGCGCCTCATCCAGCGCCGCCAGGCGGGACAGCTGCGTTCCATGCGGCCCATGGCCCCGGGAGGAGATATCCTGGAAATCGGTTGCGGCAATGGAGCCGGGGCGCGCATCATTCTGGAATACTTTTCGCCTAAGTCGCTTCACGCTCTGGACCCCGACCCTGCCATGCTGCGCCTGGCGCGCAAACGTCTGGCCGGAACCCCGGCCGTGGTGGTGGAAGGCGACGCCCAAAGTCTCCCCTTCGAGTCCTCCCGGTTCGATGCCGTGTTCAACTTCGGCATCATCCACCACCTGGAGGACTGGCGAAAAGGTATCGCGGAGGTGGCGCGCGTCCTCAAGCCCGGTGGAGCCTTTTACACCGAGGAGATCTTCGCGGGCCTCTACGCCAACGCCTTCTGGCGCCACATCGTGGCCCACCCCGAACACGACCGGTTCCAGGGCCCGGAATTCAGGGCGGCACTTGAGAACAACGGCCTGAAGCTTCTGCCGGGATACCACGAGTCGCGCCTGACCATGCTCGGCGTGGCCGTAAAAAGGGAGGACGCATGATCCAGGTTCTTTCCGACCCGGTCTTCCTTTCGCGCCTGCAGTTTGCCGCCACCACCATGTTCCACATCATCTGGCCGCTGACCACCATAGGGCTTTCGGTGTTTCTGGTGGCCCTCGAAGCCCTGTGGCTCAAAACGGGCGACCCGGACTATTACCTTCACTTCCGGTTCTGGGCCAGAATCTTCGCTGTGGGCTTTGCCATTGGCGTGGTCAGCGGCATACCCCTGGAATTCCAGTTCGGCACCAACTGGGCCCCCTTCTCCGTGGCCGCAGGCAACTTCTTCGGCCAAGTGCTCTCTTTCGAAGGAGCCATGGCCTTCATGCTGGAATCGGCCTTTCTATCCATCATGCTGTTCGGCTGGAAGCGCGTGGGCCCAAAGGCGCACTTCGTTTCCACCATCCTGGTGTGTTTTGCCGCCTCGCTTTCGGCCTTCTGGATCATGGCCGCGAACTCCTGGATGCAAACCCCGGCTGGTGGGCATTTCGCAGGCGGGATCTTCCATCTCGACGATTTTTGGGGCGCCGTCTTCAATCCGGACACCGTGATCTCCTTCACCCACATGTGGCTGGCCTGCCTGGAGACCAGCCTGTTTCTGGTCGGAGGCATAAGCGCCTTCTACATCTGGCGCCAAACCCAGACCGCCTTTTTCCTGCGCTCCTTCAAGCTGGCCCTGGTCATGGCCGTGGTTGTCGCTCCCCTGCAGGCGCTCATAGGCGACACCTCTGGCGTGCATATAGGCAAGCTCCAGCCAGCAAAGGTAGCGGCCATCGAATCCCATTGGGAGACCAACAAGCCCGGAACCGGGGCACCCTGGAACATGCTGGCCTGGCCGGACACTGAAAACGAAAGGAACTCCTTCGAAATTCCCATCCCCTACGTGCTTTCCCTGCTCATCACCCACACTCCCACCGGCAAGGTCCCCGGACTCAAGGACTTCCCCAAGGACCAGCGCCCGCCCATCGTCATTCCCTTTTACTCCTTCCGGGTAATGGTGGGCATCGGCTTCGTGATGATCGCGGTGATGCTTGGCACCCTCTACGCCTGGAAAAAGGGGATGCTCTGCCCCGAGCAGGTGTCCAGACACACGCTTCTCATGGGAATCTGGATGGCCATGGCCCCAATGGGGTACCTGGCCACGGAAATGGGCTGGGTGACACGCGAGGTGGGCCGCCAGCCCTGGATCATCTACGGGTGGCTGCGCACCCAGGAAGGGGCTTCGATTCTTCCCCCCGCTGCCGTGGGCTCAACCCTGGCCATGTATTTCGCGGTGTACACCCTGCTTCCCCTGGCCGCTGGCTGGTTCTACTACAAAATACTCGCCAAGGGACCCGACCTGACTCTCGCCCCGCCAGCCTCCCACCCAGGCCAAGGAGGATAGCCATGGACCACGGCATGCTCGCTGAAATCTGGCTCTGGATCCTGGCCATGGTTCTGGCCGCCACCGTCATCCTGGACGGTTTCGACCTGGGTGTGGGCATCTTGTGCCTGATCGAGAAGGATGAATCCAAGCGCCAGTCCATGGTGGCCAGTATCGAGGGCGTCTGGCACGCCAACCAGACATGGCTGGTTGTGGCCGGAGGCGTGCTGTTCGGGGCGTTCCCCAGGGCTTACGGCATGCTCCTGTCGAGCCTCTACATTCCTAGCGGGATTTTGCTCCTTGGGCTCATGGCTCGCGGAGTGGGGTTGGAATACTATGAACAGTCCGAATCAAAACGCGCCTGGTCCACCCTGTTCGGACTGGGCAGCTTGGTGGTAGCGCTGGCCCAGGGAGCCATGCTTGGCGCGGTGATGCAGGGGCTGCCCATGGCAGGGCATCAGCAGTTTCTGACCCCGTTCGCCTGGGTCACCCCCGGGGCGTTCCTGGGAGCCATGGCAATGGTCTGCGTGGTCGCCACGTTGGGAGCCGGCTGGTTAGCGGCCACCGTACAGGACTTCGGACTTCGCAAGGCGGCCATCCTATTTTCCTTGGCTGGCCTTCTCTTCCAGGCAGGACTCGCCATCTGCGTTCCGGCCACCGGGATCGTGGCCCTGGCTTTTGGAGCCGTGTCAGCAGCATACCTGGCCTGGGCCGTGACAGCCATGGCCTCCGGAGCCGTTTTTTTCCTGCCGGCCTGCCTGCATGTACTGTTCGGGCTGGTGGCGTGGCTCATCGCCCTGCGCCCGGGCTTTGTGGAACCCGGCCTGACTCCTCTCAACGCATCCGCGGCCTTCGGTTCGCTTAAGATCATGCTCTGGGGCTTCGGCCTCACCCTGCCGGTAATCATTGGCTACACAATTTATCAGTATCGGGTGTTCATGGGCCAAGGCGCCTACTCGCCCGGGCACGACCACTGAGCTGCAAGGAGTTTTCATGCCTTTGACCGCGGCCCTTCCCGCAGGGGCTTTGAGCCGAATGAAGCTTTTTCTGGCCTTGTCCCGCACTCCCCATGGTGTCCTGGACATGGCCATGCCCGTGGCCGCAGCCCTTCTCTGGTTGGGGAATGCTCCCTCGCTGGGAGTGATGTTCCTTGGCCTGCTCACGGTTTTCGCGGGTTACACCGCAGTGTATGCGGTCAACGACCTGGCCGACTACAAGACCGACCGCGCCAACTACCTGGACGGCCCAAGCGACAATACCGGCTACCTGGACGCTGTGTATGCCCGCCACCCCATGGCCATGGGCCTTCTGACCCCGCGCCAAGGCATTGTCTGGGCCTGCTGCTGGGCAGTGGCCTCGCTTCTGGGAGCGTACATTCTCAATCCTGTGTGCGCCCTTCTTCTGTTGGCCGGTTGCGCCCTGGAGGTGATCTACTGCCTGCTGCTCAAGGTCAGCCACTTGCGGGCCCTGGTCAACGGAGTGGTGAAATCGCTCGGGGGAGTGGCGGCCGTGCTCGCGGTGGATCCGAACGCGCCGTTCTGGTTTCCGGCGCTTCTGTTTGCCATGACCTTCTGCTGGGAGATTGGTGGCCAGAACATACCGGCCGACTGGTTCGACCTGGAGCTGGACCGCAAGCAGGGGGCCAAGACCATGTGCGTGGTGCTGGGGCTTGAACGCGCTGCGCGAGTGAGCGTGTGGACGCTAAGCGCCTCCACCGCGCTGGCGGGGCTGCTGCTGGCGCTCTCGCCAGCCAAGCTGCCCACCGTTCTGGTGCTGGCCGCCACGGCGCTTACCGCCTGGATAATGCCCTGGCCAGCAAGCAGGCTTCTCACCGAGCCGTCCAGGCAGAACGCCTCGCGGCTGTTCACCAGGGCCAGCTATTTTCCGGTGGTGATGCTGGTGACGGTGGTTGCCTGGTTGGTTTTTCGCTGAGGAAGACGAGGTGCCCACCCCTGGACCCTCAATAAATATTGCGCCCGCCACCGGCATGCCGATGGCGAGCGCATACTCTATTTGGGATTCCAAAGGGCCTAGGCCCTTTGGCCGCCGGAGGCCCTTCCCTCTACTCGTGCATGGGAAACGTGAGCCCCGCCCCGAACCAGCCGATAACTCCCATAACGGGCATCATGGAAAGCACCAGAAGAGAGAACAGGGCTCCGCTCGTTCCGCCACCCGCAAGCACTCCCGGGCACATCCCCCACCACACCACACATGCCATGAACTGACCAAGAAGAATCGGAGAGAGGATCAGCTTGATGCGCACAGGCATGATGGAACTCGCCCCGTAATTGTACTTCCAGGTGGCTAGCCCGGTGAGAATAGCCACCGGCGTGAACAAAACCCCGACAATGTTCATGGCGTGCACGGCCGATTCGAACAGGGGATGGCCAGAAATCAGGTAGAGAAAAAGGCACAGCACCGCTCCGGTGGCGAAGGCTATGGGAAAATGCACCGTCATGGGATGCGGATGGCGGCGGAAAAACGGACTCTTTCGCAAGAGCCAGGGAAGCTCCTGGTCGTGTCCGTCTGCCCTTCTTTCCACGGTGCAGGTCTCGGCCACCACGCCCACCTGGGGGTAGCGTTCAAGCCTGTCTTCACCATGTGGAGCCTGGCAGAGATCCACGGAAAGATCCAGGCCGGCGTTGTGGCGGTTCATATGGCGCCCGGCCTTCCAGAGCTTGCTGCCCGAAACGTCGTAGACCTTGCCTTTGTAGGCCACGTAGACCGGTTGTCCATCCTTGCCGTCAAACGCGGCCAGTTCATCCAAAGTGAAGGTTATGAGTTCATCTGGCATTGATGCTCCTTTCATGAGGCTGTTTAGATGGTTACACGACACAACGCCTGGATGTCCAGAGAACGCGCTTCACACTGGCACGATGCAGCCTTGCCCTTGTCCTTGTCCTGCCGTAAATTGTCTTGAAATCCACTTACAGAAGTCCCCTGCACCATGCTCGCATTCATCCTGCAATCCTTGACTGTGTTCGCACTCATCCTGCTCAACGGTTTTTTTGCCGCCGCGGAGATGGCTGTGCTCACCTCACGCAAGCCTCGCCTGTCCCAGATGGCTGCCAAGGGGCATCCTGGAGCGCGCACGGCCCTCCAACTGGCCGAGAAACCCGAAGGATTCTTGGCGGCCCTCCAGATCGGCATCACCCTTCTCACCATCCTCTCCGGCGCCTATGGAGAAGCGTCGCTGGCCAGCTATGTCCAATCCGCGCTGGAGCGAATCCCACTATTGGCCGCCTATGCCAAGCCTGTGGGCTTTGGCTTGGTGGTGGCAGGCATCACCTTGGTTTCGCTCATCGCAGGAGAACTGGTCCCCAAGCGCCTGGCCATCGCCCGGCCCGAGGCCATCGCAGTGAGAGTGTCCCGGCCCATGGCTCTTCTGCTAAGGCTTTCCGCTCCGATCGTGTGGCTGCTCTCGGTATCCACCAGGCTGGTGATGCGGCTCCTGCGGGTGTCGGAGCAATCCGGCTCTCATGTAAGCGAGGAGGAAATAAAACTTCTGGTTCGCCAGGCCGCAACGGCCGGGGTGCTGGAAGAGGCAGAGCGGGATATGATGGAACGGGTGATGACCCTGGGCGACCGTCCCGTGGGCACGCTTATGACCCACCGTTCCAAAATCGTGTGCCTGGATCTGGAGCACCCGGACAGCATTCCGGAGATCATCCGGGCCATGCCCTTCAACCGTTTTCCTGTGGTGCGCGGCGGACTGGAGAACCTGATCGGCGTGGCCGAGGCCAAGGATCTCCTGGCGGTCAACGTCTGTTTGAATGCCCTGGATGTCCTCCCCGTTCTTCTCCAGCCGCCCCATGTGCTGGAGACCACCACCACCTTCAAATTGATGGAACAGCTCAAGCTCTCGGGCCAGACCCTTGCCGTGGTGGTGGACGAATTCGGTGCGGTGCAAGGCTTGGTGACCTTCACCGACATACTGCGGGCCATCGTGGGGGATCTGGTTCTGCCCGACGACACCCATGAGCCGCGCATAGCGGAACGCAAGGACGGCTCGCTGCTCATCGACGGCATGACCCCTGTATCCGAGGTGTTCGAACGTTTGGACCAGGAGGCCCCGGAAGGAGACTTTCAGACCCTGGCCGGGTTTGTTCTGCACCGGCTGGGGCGCATTCCCGCCGTGGCGGAGGGATTCGATCACGGATGCTGCCATTTCGAGGTGGTGGACATGGACGGCCGGCGTGTGGACCGGGTGCTTGTTCGAAAACTCTCAAGCGCCCCGGAAAAGGCTTGAAATGGGCGTTTTACCGGTTGTCAGCACCAGTCTTTTCGGGTAGGGGTCTGAATCCTTTTGCGAGGGAATATCCTGTTGGAGGTCAACCAAGTCATGGTCAACAACGAACAATTTGAATCTTCTACCCCCACGGACATGGAGGTCAACTTCGAGGACGCGCTCGAGAACTACCTGAACGAAGATTTCGGGGATCTCGAGGAAGGCGTCATCACCAAAGGCGTGGTGGTGCGCGTCGGCAAGGAACACATCCTGGTGGATGTGAACTTCAAGTCCGAGGGCCAGATCCCTGTTTCGGAATTCACCGATCCCGAGGGCAATGTCACCGTCAACGTGGGCGAGGAAATCGACGTCTACGTGGTGGGCAAGAACGAGTCCGAGGGAACCATCCACCTTTCGCGCGATCGCGCCAAGCGGATGCAGCTCTTCGACAAGCTTGAAGACCTCCAAGACAAAGACGACATCATCACCGGCCGCATCCAGCGGCGCATCAAGGGCGGTTACACCGTGGACCTGGGCGGCGTCGAAGCCTTCCTGCCCGGCTCCCACGTGGACCTGCGCCCCGTGCCCGACATGGACGCCCTGGTGGGCAAGGAATTCGAATTCCGCGTATTGAAGATCAACCGCCGCCGCTCCAACGTCATCGTTTCGCGCCGCGTGCTGCTCGAAGAGCGCCGCGAGTCCCTGCGCAGCGAACTGCTCACCACGCTCGACGAAGGCCAGACTGTTGTCGGCCGCGTCAAGAACATCACCGAATACGGTGTTTTCGTGGACCTGGGGGGCCTGGACGGCCTTATGCATATAACCGACATGTCCTGGAAGCGCGTGAAGCACCCCAAGGAGATGGTCGGTCTTGGCGATGAGCTGGAACTGAAGGTTCTGTCCTTTGACAAGGACAAGCAGAAGGTTTCGCTCGGCATGAAGCAGCTCACTCCCGATCCCTGGCAGAACATCGCCGACAAGTACCCCGTGGACCGCCGCATGTCCGGAAAGGTCACCAACCTGGTGGACTACGGTGCGTTCGTGGAACTCGAGGCCGGCGTCGAAGGTCTGGTGCACATCTCCGAGATGAGCTGGACCCGCAAGCTTCGTCATCCGTCCCAGATGGTCCACCTTGGCGACGAGGTCGAAGTGGTGGTTCTGGGCGTGGATCCCGACAAGAAGCGTATCAGCCTCGGCATGAAGCAGGTGAAGCCCAACCCGTGGGACCTGGTAGCCGACCGCTATCCCGAAGGCGCGGTGCTCGAAGGCACTGTGAAGAACATCACCGAGTTCGGCATCTTCATCGGCATCGAGGACGGCATCGACGGCCTGATCCACGTTTCCGACATCTCCTGGACCAAGAAAGTCCGCCACCCCGGCGAGATGTTCAAGGTGGGCGATGTGGTGCGTGCCAAGGTGCTCACCGTTGACAAGCAGAGCGAGAAGTTCACCCTGGGCATCAAGCAGCTCTCCGACGATCCCTGGCACGACGTGCCCGCCCGCTACCCGGTGGGCGCCCTTGTGAAGGGCATCGTGACCAACATCACCGATTTCGGTCTGTTCGTGGAAGTGGAAGAAGGCATCGAAGGCCTGGTCCACGTCTCCGAGATCAGCCGCAAGAAGGTGAAGACACCGGCCGAGCTCTACAAGGAAAGCGACCAGATCGAAGCCCGCGTCATCCACGTGAGCGCCGACGAGCGTCGCCTGGGCCTGTCCATCAAGTCCCTCAAGGAGGACGAGGACAAGCGCAAGGCCAAAGAGTACCGTACTTCGGGCCCCGAAGTGGGCGTCGGCCTTGGCGACCTGCTGCGTCAGAAGCAAGAGCAAGAGGATGCTCAATAACACTACCAACGAACCAAAGAAGGGGTTCAGGCAGCGCCACCCGGTGCTGTTCACCTTCAGTGTTCTTATAGCGGCCATGGTCCTCACAATGGGGGCCATAGCCCTTCTCTCTTCAGCTTATCTGGACGACGAGGAATTCGCCTTCAGCCTCCCCGACTCCGAGCAGATCGGCATAGCCTACCTGGATGGAACCATTGAGTCCTCCAGCCGCCTGGTCACCTATCTGCGCAAGCTGCGCGAGGACCAGGACGTCAAGGGAGTTCTCCTTCGCGTGAACTCCGGAGGTGGTGGATTCGGGCCTTCCCAGGAAATTTTCCGCGCAGTGAAAAAACTGGCCGAGAAAAAGCCAGTGGTGGCCTCCTTCGGTTCCGTGGCTGCCAGCGGGGGGTATTACGCCGCCTGCCCGGCCAAGGTCATTTTCGCCCTGCCCGGCACCATCACCGGCTCCATCGGGGTTCGCAGCATGTTTCCCAACGTGCGCGGGGCTTCCGAAAAGCTCGGCTTCACCTTCTTCAGCTTCACCACCGGCAAGTTAAAAGACGCCGGTTCCCCCTTCAGGGATATGACCGAAGAGGACAGGGCGTACCTTCAGGAAATGATCACCGACCTGCGCGACATCTTCGTGGCCGATGTTGCCCAGGCCAGGAACTTGAACCCCACGGACATAAACGCACTGCAAGGCAAAGCCATGACCGCTGCCAACGCCCTGACCATCGGCCTGGTGGATAAAATGGGCGGCCAGGAAGAGGCCATGGAAGAGCTCAAAAAGCTTGCCGGAATCACCAAGAAGCGCCCCAAGCTGATCCGCGGTCCCAAGAAGGACCAGTCCCGCCTGGAGGAGTTCTTCGGCCGGCTTGGCGCCTCCTTCGTGCATGGCATGACCGCTTCCGAACCCGGCCTCGAACTGCGGGCCGAATGATTATGCCTCTTCGGTAACCATCCCGCTGCTTTCCCCACGTTCCATTGACACCTTGTATTCTTTCATGAAATCGTGACTGCAACATTGTCAGGCACG
This window contains:
- a CDS encoding UbiA family prenyltransferase is translated as MPLTAALPAGALSRMKLFLALSRTPHGVLDMAMPVAAALLWLGNAPSLGVMFLGLLTVFAGYTAVYAVNDLADYKTDRANYLDGPSDNTGYLDAVYARHPMAMGLLTPRQGIVWACCWAVASLLGAYILNPVCALLLLAGCALEVIYCLLLKVSHLRALVNGVVKSLGGVAAVLAVDPNAPFWFPALLFAMTFCWEIGGQNIPADWFDLELDRKQGAKTMCVVLGLERAARVSVWTLSASTALAGLLLALSPAKLPTVLVLAATALTAWIMPWPASRLLTEPSRQNASRLFTRASYFPVVMLVTVVAWLVFR
- the ubiE gene encoding bifunctional demethylmenaquinone methyltransferase/2-methoxy-6-polyprenyl-1,4-benzoquinol methylase UbiE; the protein is MRDFEVKRMFDTIAEGYDMQNSMLSLRIDVLWRKKLARLIAADRPVTVVDVAVGTAEVAMEIARQRPKARLVGVDFTPAMLLVGKRKLAKRGLSERIRMLAGDARRLPLPDACADYVTISFGIRNVEERDQALAEFYRVLKPGGTLFVMEFSLPDNPALRFLYRLYFDHILPPFGNWLSRTDYAYSYLMESVYAFPDPEKFSGEIKQAGFEQGAQVPLSGGIARIHSGIKPAHS
- a CDS encoding cytochrome d ubiquinol oxidase subunit II; the protein is MDHGMLAEIWLWILAMVLAATVILDGFDLGVGILCLIEKDESKRQSMVASIEGVWHANQTWLVVAGGVLFGAFPRAYGMLLSSLYIPSGILLLGLMARGVGLEYYEQSESKRAWSTLFGLGSLVVALAQGAMLGAVMQGLPMAGHQQFLTPFAWVTPGAFLGAMAMVCVVATLGAGWLAATVQDFGLRKAAILFSLAGLLFQAGLAICVPATGIVALAFGAVSAAYLAWAVTAMASGAVFFLPACLHVLFGLVAWLIALRPGFVEPGLTPLNASAAFGSLKIMLWGFGLTLPVIIGYTIYQYRVFMGQGAYSPGHDH
- the rimO gene encoding 30S ribosomal protein S12 methylthiotransferase RimO; its protein translation is MTARSTDIPIFTISLGCPKNLVDSEYLLGGLPGRARPVDRPEDAAVVLINTCGFIRPAVEESLSEILGAAEAVRELTPKPLLVVAGCLVSRYGDDLKADLPEVDLWLTTHELPDWPAKIALALDRKSSPGPRRLFSSPPSYAYLKISEGCRHACRFCTIPSIRGRLSSRPIADLVHEASSILDTGRKEVILVAQDLTAYGQDLAPATDLRSLLEKLLPLSGLERLRLLYLYPAGLTAGLLDFLKDAGPPFVPYFDIPLQHAHPDVLKSMGRPFAKDPRRVIDLVRSRFPEAAMRTSIIVGYPGETRAHFNYLLDFVRQVRFQHLGVFAYQAEDSTPAARMPGQVGMKTRQARRETIMAAQAEISEEWLSGFEGSELNVLVDAPHPEWPGLHVGRTWFQSPEIDGVTYISGPGVKPGALVKATIEEAKTYDLVALAG
- a CDS encoding HlyC/CorC family transporter, which produces MLAFILQSLTVFALILLNGFFAAAEMAVLTSRKPRLSQMAAKGHPGARTALQLAEKPEGFLAALQIGITLLTILSGAYGEASLASYVQSALERIPLLAAYAKPVGFGLVVAGITLVSLIAGELVPKRLAIARPEAIAVRVSRPMALLLRLSAPIVWLLSVSTRLVMRLLRVSEQSGSHVSEEEIKLLVRQAATAGVLEEAERDMMERVMTLGDRPVGTLMTHRSKIVCLDLEHPDSIPEIIRAMPFNRFPVVRGGLENLIGVAEAKDLLAVNVCLNALDVLPVLLQPPHVLETTTTFKLMEQLKLSGQTLAVVVDEFGAVQGLVTFTDILRAIVGDLVLPDDTHEPRIAERKDGSLLIDGMTPVSEVFERLDQEAPEGDFQTLAGFVLHRLGRIPAVAEGFDHGCCHFEVVDMDGRRVDRVLVRKLSSAPEKA
- a CDS encoding 30S ribosomal protein S1 — protein: MVNNEQFESSTPTDMEVNFEDALENYLNEDFGDLEEGVITKGVVVRVGKEHILVDVNFKSEGQIPVSEFTDPEGNVTVNVGEEIDVYVVGKNESEGTIHLSRDRAKRMQLFDKLEDLQDKDDIITGRIQRRIKGGYTVDLGGVEAFLPGSHVDLRPVPDMDALVGKEFEFRVLKINRRRSNVIVSRRVLLEERRESLRSELLTTLDEGQTVVGRVKNITEYGVFVDLGGLDGLMHITDMSWKRVKHPKEMVGLGDELELKVLSFDKDKQKVSLGMKQLTPDPWQNIADKYPVDRRMSGKVTNLVDYGAFVELEAGVEGLVHISEMSWTRKLRHPSQMVHLGDEVEVVVLGVDPDKKRISLGMKQVKPNPWDLVADRYPEGAVLEGTVKNITEFGIFIGIEDGIDGLIHVSDISWTKKVRHPGEMFKVGDVVRAKVLTVDKQSEKFTLGIKQLSDDPWHDVPARYPVGALVKGIVTNITDFGLFVEVEEGIEGLVHVSEISRKKVKTPAELYKESDQIEARVIHVSADERRLGLSIKSLKEDEDKRKAKEYRTSGPEVGVGLGDLLRQKQEQEDAQ
- a CDS encoding cytochrome ubiquinol oxidase subunit I; protein product: MQVLSDPVFLSRLQFAATTMFHIIWPLTTIGLSVFLVALEALWLKTGDPDYYLHFRFWARIFAVGFAIGVVSGIPLEFQFGTNWAPFSVAAGNFFGQVLSFEGAMAFMLESAFLSIMLFGWKRVGPKAHFVSTILVCFAASLSAFWIMAANSWMQTPAGGHFAGGIFHLDDFWGAVFNPDTVISFTHMWLACLETSLFLVGGISAFYIWRQTQTAFFLRSFKLALVMAVVVAPLQALIGDTSGVHIGKLQPAKVAAIESHWETNKPGTGAPWNMLAWPDTENERNSFEIPIPYVLSLLITHTPTGKVPGLKDFPKDQRPPIVIPFYSFRVMVGIGFVMIAVMLGTLYAWKKGMLCPEQVSRHTLLMGIWMAMAPMGYLATEMGWVTREVGRQPWIIYGWLRTQEGASILPPAAVGSTLAMYFAVYTLLPLAAGWFYYKILAKGPDLTLAPPASHPGQGG
- a CDS encoding cytochrome b5; translation: MPDELITFTLDELAAFDGKDGQPVYVAYKGKVYDVSGSKLWKAGRHMNRHNAGLDLSVDLCQAPHGEDRLERYPQVGVVAETCTVERRADGHDQELPWLLRKSPFFRRHPHPMTVHFPIAFATGAVLCLFLYLISGHPLFESAVHAMNIVGVLFTPVAILTGLATWKYNYGASSIMPVRIKLILSPILLGQFMACVVWWGMCPGVLAGGGTSGALFSLLVLSMMPVMGVIGWFGAGLTFPMHE
- a CDS encoding class I SAM-dependent methyltransferase, encoding MLVNWPERFFCNSVVRRLIQRRQAGQLRSMRPMAPGGDILEIGCGNGAGARIILEYFSPKSLHALDPDPAMLRLARKRLAGTPAVVVEGDAQSLPFESSRFDAVFNFGIIHHLEDWRKGIAEVARVLKPGGAFYTEEIFAGLYANAFWRHIVAHPEHDRFQGPEFRAALENNGLKLLPGYHESRLTMLGVAVKREDA